One Deltaproteobacteria bacterium genomic window, GACGACAATTTTCAATGTCTTTGACGAGGTAGAAAGAGGGAAGGTCCAATGGGGGGTTGTGCCCGTGGAAAATTCTCTTGAGGGTTCTATCAACTTGACTCTCGATCGATTACTGACGACGCTCCTGAAAATTCATGCGGAGATTTTTCTCAGGATCAGCCACTGTCTCCTGTCAACCATGGAGCGGCTGGATGGGATCACGCGGGTCTATTCTATTCCCCAGGTATTGGCACAGTGCCAGGGATGGCTACGCGCCAATCTCCCCCGATGCGCCCTTGTTGAGACGGAAAGCACGGCTGCGGCGGCCAGGATTGTTCAGAAGGAAAGCAATAGTGCTGCCATCGGGAGCCGGCTCGCGGCGACCACCTATGGTTTGAATATACTTTCTGAGGGCATAGAGGATAATCCATCGAACACAACACGGTTTCTGGTTATGGGAGAAGGTGAAAACAGGATGACGGGAAGTGACAAGACATCGATCCTTTTCGGGACACCGCATACGCCGGGCGCCCTGTATCATGCCCTGGAACCTTTTACCGAACGGCATATCAACCTGATGAAGATAGAATCTTATCCCGTCAAGGAAAGGTTATGGGAGTATCTCTTCTTCGTTGATTTTGCAGGACATATCGAAGATAAAGAAATCCAGAAATGTATGGAAGACTTGAAGAGAAAAACCACATTTTTAAAGATACTGGGTTCGTATCCCAGGGGAGAGGAAGCACGATGATCTGTATTCCCATCACCGCAAACACACAAGCAGGGGCTTTGCAGCAGATAGAAAGAAGTCTTCCGCGTGCTGATGTTTTAGAGTTGAGAATGGATTTAATACGTGATGGAGACTTGAGGAGATTGATAGAAAGGTGTAGATTATACCCAATTCCTGTTAAGATACTGGTCACAAACAGAAGCGGGGAATCTTCCCCGGTGGAGGAATTATCAGTCGAAAGAAAGAGGATTAGCCTGCTGAAAGAGGCGGTCGCACTTGGCGCAGATTATGTGGATATTGAAATGAATACGCCGGAACCTCTGCGAAAAGAGCTGCTATCAATGGTAGATGAGTATGGCAACTGCACAAGGGTGATTATCTCCCATCATGATTTCAGCGGAACGCCGTCCATCGTGTTATTAAAAAAAATCTTCCACGACTGTAAAAGGATCGGCGCCGGCGTCGTAAAAATCGTTACTTTCGCAAACAATCCGGAGGATAATCTCACAGTGTTGGGCCTGATACCTTACGCCCGGAACAAGAATCAGGAGATTATCGCCTTCTGTATGGGAGAGCAGGGGAGGGTGAGCAGGATCACGGCGCCCCTTCTGGGGTCTTATCTCAGCTTCGCCTCCCTGGACCGGTGGTCCGGCTCAGCTCCGGGTCAGCTTACCGTTGATGAGATGGAACAGGTCATGAATATTACCAGGGTCAGCGGTAAAGGAGAGAGTAAAGTATCCATTTCTTCCGACACGCAGATTTTTAGCCTTTTCGGAAATCCCGTGAAACAGAGCCTTTCACCGTTGATGCATGA contains:
- the aroE gene encoding shikimate dehydrogenase encodes the protein MICIPITANTQAGALQQIERSLPRADVLELRMDLIRDGDLRRLIERCRLYPIPVKILVTNRSGESSPVEELSVERKRISLLKEAVALGADYVDIEMNTPEPLRKELLSMVDEYGNCTRVIISHHDFSGTPSIVLLKKIFHDCKRIGAGVVKIVTFANNPEDNLTVLGLIPYARNKNQEIIAFCMGEQGRVSRITAPLLGSYLSFASLDRWSGSAPGQLTVDEMEQVMNITRVSGKGESKVSISSDTQIFSLFGNPVKQSLSPLMHDAALAKMKIDGKYLPFHIHDLASAVSGVRGMGLRGVSITIPFKVAIMAYMDEVDDDALQIGAVNTVVNYNGRLKGFNTDWIGLVQSLREAMDIEGKVFAVLGSGGTARAAVFGIQKEGGIPVVVNRNKERGEHLAQEWGCFFYPLKEINEVRADCLINTTPVGMMPDINESPVNGTVLLNYRWVMDVIYNPLTTKLLKDAAEAGCISIPGLGMFVHQGAEQIKLWTGQEPPRELMKQVVMERLLYGS
- the pheA gene encoding prephenate dehydratase, with protein sequence MTLTSLEHLRDDLKKTDREIVRLLNERAELSIKIGKIKSEGGLDVYDASQEAKIFEHLKDINGGVLPEKYLKTIFREIISASRALQKPITVAFLGPEATFSHLAAQAHFGASTIFKPQTTIFNVFDEVERGKVQWGVVPVENSLEGSINLTLDRLLTTLLKIHAEIFLRISHCLLSTMERLDGITRVYSIPQVLAQCQGWLRANLPRCALVETESTAAAARIVQKESNSAAIGSRLAATTYGLNILSEGIEDNPSNTTRFLVMGEGENRMTGSDKTSILFGTPHTPGALYHALEPFTERHINLMKIESYPVKERLWEYLFFVDFAGHIEDKEIQKCMEDLKRKTTFLKILGSYPRGEEAR